The Haloplanus sp. CK5-1 genome contains a region encoding:
- a CDS encoding DUF5804 family protein, whose protein sequence is MTQVCIVGASDVDLRYELLSRETSRAALATYDLHEPYENTIAVDTVSLGAAVSLLNDLNWYLVRFADAALVREPSISTEEWLSRELAAAVREGERDPEETARHLRVYGLADDELVEPMYVTRVDDTVPEYDLRAVDDTVVVRVTESEFGG, encoded by the coding sequence GTGACGCAGGTGTGTATCGTCGGTGCGTCCGACGTCGACCTCCGGTACGAACTCCTCTCCCGTGAGACGTCGCGGGCGGCCCTCGCCACGTACGACCTCCACGAACCCTACGAAAACACCATCGCCGTCGACACGGTCAGCCTCGGTGCTGCCGTCTCGCTTCTGAACGATCTGAACTGGTATCTCGTCCGGTTCGCGGACGCCGCGCTGGTTCGCGAGCCGAGCATCTCGACCGAGGAGTGGCTCTCGCGAGAGTTGGCCGCGGCGGTCCGCGAGGGCGAGCGTGACCCCGAGGAGACGGCCCGTCACCTCCGGGTGTACGGTCTCGCAGACGACGAACTCGTCGAACCGATGTACGTCACGCGCGTCGACGACACCGTCCCCGAGTACGACCTCCGGGCCGTCGACGACACCGTCGTCGTCCGGGTGACCGAGTCCGAGTTCGGCGGTTAG
- a CDS encoding PLP-dependent cysteine synthase family protein, giving the protein MHDSILDAIGSPLVRIDSPPGTTVAAKVESKNPGGSAKDRPAKAMVEAAERAGELEPGDAIVEPTSGNTGIGLAVVGAAKGYDVTVVMPSSKSPERRAIMKAYGADVELVDGEMDAARERADELEAEGMVQMSQFENPANPESHYRTTGEEILEQTDRPVDALVCGVGTGGTISGTGRRLQETYPDLTVVGVQPDTNRFLSGEPGRDEFQGMGPGFVAENVDVDLLDDVEDVSLPDAEAECRRLAREEGILVGQSSGASSLGAKRVAERLADERGTDEPLVVTVFWDSGERYMSTGLFD; this is encoded by the coding sequence ATGCACGACAGCATCCTCGACGCCATCGGCTCGCCGCTGGTCCGCATCGACTCCCCACCGGGGACGACGGTGGCAGCGAAAGTCGAGTCGAAGAACCCGGGCGGGTCGGCGAAGGACCGCCCGGCGAAGGCGATGGTCGAGGCCGCGGAGCGAGCGGGCGAACTCGAACCAGGCGACGCCATCGTCGAACCGACGAGCGGGAACACGGGCATCGGCCTCGCCGTCGTCGGGGCCGCCAAAGGGTACGACGTGACGGTCGTGATGCCGTCCTCGAAATCGCCGGAGCGCCGGGCGATCATGAAGGCCTACGGAGCCGACGTGGAACTCGTCGACGGCGAGATGGACGCCGCGCGGGAGCGCGCCGACGAACTGGAGGCCGAGGGGATGGTCCAGATGTCCCAGTTCGAGAACCCCGCCAACCCCGAATCCCACTACCGGACGACGGGCGAGGAGATACTCGAACAGACCGATCGACCGGTCGACGCGCTCGTCTGTGGCGTCGGCACCGGGGGTACCATCTCGGGAACCGGTCGCCGTCTGCAGGAGACGTATCCCGACCTGACCGTGGTGGGCGTCCAGCCCGATACGAACCGGTTTCTGTCCGGGGAACCGGGACGGGACGAGTTCCAGGGAATGGGTCCGGGGTTCGTCGCCGAGAACGTCGACGTGGACCTCCTTGACGACGTGGAGGACGTCTCGCTGCCGGACGCGGAGGCGGAGTGTCGCCGCCTCGCCCGCGAGGAGGGAATCCTCGTCGGTCAGTCGAGCGGGGCGTCGAGCCTCGGTGCAAAGCGGGTCGCCGAGCGACTGGCCGACGAGAGGGGGACGGACGAACCGCTGGTGGTGACGGTGTTCTGGGACAGCGGCGAGCGCTACATGTCGACGGGCCTGTTCGACTAA
- a CDS encoding tRNA sulfurtransferase: protein MTVVTVDDAHDATPDPDTVLVSFGDISSKSREVRGKMTRRLRANVAALLDARGVEATVDAEWARVVVHTPDPDRAARVAADAMGVVRARPSIHMPADRDAIEDALRSLARDASAVDTYAVRARRAGDASDHDFTSREIERGGGRAVGSVTDASVDLDDPDRTYHVEVRGDDAHVSTTSYDGPGGLPLGTQEPLVALVSGGHDSPVAAYETMRRGAPIVPLYVSVGRYGGPDHEARAVATVRRLAGYAPNFDTRLRIVPGGDVAQRLVEDVDDTRMLSWRRAILGMAEAVADREGAVGVVTGEAMGQKSSQTAANLAVTDAAVDCPVHRPLFAWDKADIVDRAREIGTYEDSSIPVGCERLDPPFPETGATLDAVEAAEPDDLLDRAAAAVADLQVVDDPTAADAR from the coding sequence ATGACCGTCGTGACCGTGGACGACGCGCACGACGCCACCCCCGACCCCGACACCGTCCTCGTGAGTTTCGGCGACATCAGTTCCAAGAGCCGCGAGGTTCGGGGCAAGATGACGCGCCGTCTCCGTGCGAACGTCGCCGCCCTCCTGGACGCTCGGGGCGTCGAGGCGACGGTCGACGCCGAGTGGGCACGGGTCGTCGTCCACACGCCCGACCCGGACCGGGCCGCCCGGGTCGCCGCCGACGCCATGGGCGTCGTCCGGGCGCGCCCCTCGATCCACATGCCGGCAGACCGCGACGCCATCGAGGACGCGTTGCGGTCGCTCGCCCGCGACGCGTCCGCGGTGGACACCTACGCCGTCCGCGCCCGGCGGGCCGGCGACGCGTCCGACCACGACTTCACGAGCCGCGAGATAGAGCGCGGCGGCGGCCGAGCGGTCGGGTCCGTCACCGACGCGTCGGTCGACCTCGACGACCCCGACCGGACCTACCACGTCGAGGTGCGGGGCGACGACGCCCACGTCTCGACGACGAGTTACGACGGCCCCGGCGGCCTCCCCCTCGGGACCCAAGAACCGCTCGTCGCCCTCGTCAGCGGCGGGCACGACTCCCCCGTCGCGGCCTACGAGACCATGCGCCGCGGCGCACCGATCGTCCCCCTGTACGTCTCGGTCGGTCGCTACGGCGGCCCGGACCACGAGGCCCGGGCGGTCGCGACGGTCCGCCGACTCGCCGGCTACGCGCCCAACTTCGACACCCGCCTCCGGATCGTCCCCGGCGGCGACGTGGCCCAGCGTCTCGTCGAGGACGTCGACGACACCCGGATGCTCTCGTGGCGGCGCGCCATCCTCGGGATGGCCGAGGCCGTCGCCGACCGCGAGGGAGCCGTCGGCGTCGTCACCGGCGAGGCGATGGGACAGAAGTCGAGCCAGACCGCCGCCAATCTCGCCGTCACGGACGCGGCGGTCGACTGCCCGGTCCACCGACCGCTGTTCGCGTGGGACAAGGCGGACATCGTGGATCGCGCGCGCGAGATCGGCACCTACGAGGACTCCTCGATCCCCGTGGGGTGTGAGCGCCTCGATCCGCCGTTTCCGGAGACGGGGGCGACACTCGACGCCGTCGAGGCCGCCGAACCCGACGACCTGTTGGACCGGGCCGCCGCCGCCGTCGCCGACCTCCAGGTCGTGGACGACCCGACCGCCGCCGACGCCCGCTGA